One Streptomyces sp. V4I8 genomic window carries:
- the secE gene encoding preprotein translocase subunit SecE codes for MTDAVGSIDMPDAQDEAPESKKARKGGKRAKKGPLKRLALFYRQIIAELRKVVWPTRNQLTTYTTVVIIFVVIMIGLVTVIDYGLDHAAKYVFG; via the coding sequence GTGACGGACGCCGTGGGCTCCATCGACATGCCTGATGCCCAGGACGAGGCGCCGGAGTCCAAGAAGGCCCGCAAGGGCGGCAAGCGCGCCAAGAAGGGCCCGCTGAAGCGACTCGCGCTCTTCTACCGCCAGATCATCGCGGAGCTCCGCAAGGTCGTCTGGCCGACGCGCAACCAGCTGACGACGTACACCACCGTGGTGATCATCTTCGTCGTCATCATGATCGGCCTGGTGACCGTGATTGACTATGGGCTCGACCACGCGGCCAAGTACGTCTTTGGCTGA
- the nusG gene encoding transcription termination/antitermination protein NusG, with protein sequence MSDQNVNDAIEPHGQGVESVEDELDIVEGADEDLDEVEAADAEAGEPAEESALHVEDESGGDVESGGDVESGGDVESGGDVESGGDVESGGDVESGGDVESVEDEEEDAEEEPAEPVDPVAALRDELRTLPGEWYVIHTYAGYENRVKTNLEQRAVSLNVEDYIFQAEVPQEEVVQIKNGDRKTIKQNKLPGYVLVRMDLTNESWGVVRNTPGVTGFVGNAYDPYPLTLDEIVKMLAPEAEEKAAREAAEAEGKPAPQRKVEVQVLDFEVGDSVTVTDGPFATLQATINEINADSKKVKGLVEIFGRETPVELSFDQIQKN encoded by the coding sequence GTGTCTGACCAGAACGTGAACGACGCCATCGAGCCACACGGGCAGGGCGTCGAGTCCGTGGAAGACGAGCTCGACATCGTCGAAGGCGCGGACGAGGACCTGGACGAGGTCGAGGCTGCCGACGCCGAGGCGGGTGAGCCCGCCGAGGAATCCGCCCTCCACGTCGAGGACGAGTCCGGCGGTGACGTCGAGTCCGGCGGTGACGTCGAGTCCGGCGGTGACGTCGAGTCCGGCGGTGACGTCGAGTCCGGCGGTGACGTCGAGTCCGGCGGTGACGTCGAGTCCGGCGGTGACGTCGAGTCCGTCGAGGACGAGGAAGAGGACGCCGAGGAGGAGCCGGCCGAGCCGGTCGACCCCGTCGCCGCCCTGCGCGACGAGCTCCGCACGCTGCCCGGCGAGTGGTACGTCATCCACACCTACGCCGGTTACGAGAACCGCGTGAAGACCAACCTGGAGCAGCGCGCCGTCTCGCTGAACGTCGAGGACTACATCTTCCAGGCCGAGGTGCCGCAGGAAGAGGTCGTCCAGATCAAGAACGGCGACCGCAAGACGATCAAGCAGAACAAGCTGCCGGGTTACGTCCTGGTCCGCATGGATCTGACCAACGAGTCCTGGGGCGTCGTCCGCAACACCCCCGGTGTCACCGGTTTCGTGGGCAACGCCTACGACCCGTACCCGCTGACCCTGGACGAGATCGTCAAGATGCTCGCCCCGGAGGCCGAGGAGAAGGCCGCCCGCGAGGCCGCCGAGGCCGAGGGCAAGCCGGCTCCGCAGCGCAAGGTCGAGGTCCAGGTGCTGGACTTCGAGGTCGGCGACTCGGTCACCGTCACCGACGGCCCGTTCGCCACGCTCCAGGCCACCATCAACGAGATCAACGCCGACTCGAAGAAGGTCAAGGGCCTGGTGGAGATCTTCGGTCGCGAGACGCCGGTCGAGCTGTCCTTCGACCAGATCCAGAAGAACTGA